In Hevea brasiliensis isolate MT/VB/25A 57/8 chromosome 13, ASM3005281v1, whole genome shotgun sequence, a single genomic region encodes these proteins:
- the LOC110658314 gene encoding glycosyltransferase BC10 — protein sequence MKTQAWRLGMGDVQTLPGSRHRPPLKRPIWIIVLVSMVSLFLVCAYVYPPQSSAACYVFSSRGCKAFTDWLPPAPAREYTDEEIASQIVIREILSTPPIQTKHAKIAFMFLSPGTLPFEKLWEKFFQGHEGRFSVYVHASKEKPVHVSRYFVNRDIHSDQVVWGKISMVDAERRLLGNALKDPDNQHFVLLSDSCVPLHNFDYVYNYLMYTNISFLDCFYDPGPHGNGRYSEHMLPEIEKKDFRKGAQWFSMKRQHAVIVMADSLYYSKFREYCKPGLEGKNCIADEHYLPTFFHMVDPGGIANWSVTHVDWSERKWHPKSYRAQDITYDLLKNITSIDLSIHVTSDDRKEVQVQPCLWNGIQRPCYLFARKFYPGTIDNLLQLFSNYTTI from the exons ATGAAGACTCAAGCGTGGCGTCTGGGCATGGGTGATGTGCAGACCTTGCCAGGGTCTCGCCACCGCCCTCCTTTGAAAAGGCCAATATGGATTATTGTCTTGGTTTCGATGGTCAGCCTATTTCTAGTTTGTGCTTATGTCTATCCACCCCAAAGCAGTGCTGCTTGTTATGTGTTTTCTTCCAGAGGTTGCAAGGCTTTTACTGATTGGCTTCCACCTGCTCCTGCAAGGGAATATACTGATGAAGAAATTGCTTCTCAGATTGTGATTAGGGAAATTTTGAGTACACCTCCTATTCAAACAAAACATGCTAAAATTGCTTTCATGTTCTTGAGCCCTGGTACATTACCTTTTGAGAAGCTATGGGAAAAATTTTTCCAG GGACATGAAGGCAGATTCTCTGTTTATGTGCATGCCTCCAAGGAAAAACCAGTTCATGTGAGCCGTTACTTTGTTAATCGGGACATACACAGTGACCAG GTGGTGTGGGGAAAAATTTCAATGGTTGATGCAGAGAGACGACTTTTAGGAAATGCACTTAAAGATCCTGACAACCAGCATTTTGTTTTACTTTCTGATAG TTGCGTGCCATTGCATAACTTTGATTATGTCTACAACTATCTGATGTACACAAATATAAGCTTCCTTGATTG CTTTTATGATCCTGGACCACATGGGAATGGTCGGTATTCAGAGCATATGTTGCCTGAAATTGAGAAGAAAGACTTCAGAAAGGGTGCACAG TGGTTCTCAATGAAGCGACAACATGCTGTGATTGTTATGGCTGATAGTCTTTACTATTCTAAATTCCGGGAGTACTGCAAG CCTGGTCTGGAAGGCAAAAATTGCATAGCTGATGAACATTATTTGCCGACATTTTTCCAT ATGGTTGACCCTGGTGGAATTGCAAATTGGTCTGTAACACATGTTGATTGGTCTGAGAGAAAGTGGCATCCAAAATCTTATAGGGCTCAAGATATTACTTATGATCTTCTGAAGAATATTACG TCAATTGACCTGAGTATACATGTGACAAGCGATGACAGG AAGGAGGTGCAGGTACAGCCATGCTTATGGAATGGTATCCAACGACCGTGCTACTTATTTGCGAGGAAATTCTACCCAGGAACTATTGATAACCTCTTGCAGCTTTTCTCCAATTATACAACAATTTGA